The proteins below come from a single Nitrososphaera sp. genomic window:
- a CDS encoding patatin-like phospholipase family protein, with the protein MTRKTTDVHNALVLQGGGALGAYEAGTYQEIFKHALRKNPDGPVFDIVAGTSIGAINSSVLVGHYLRNGKSWEGSAEKLLEFWDGLSTPTFADAAIGHNPAVSSWWDYLHSANPNIADAESARRFWSIFEFSFTTMGVPKMYRPVPEWGSKFLNPFADFLPWWRYDYTPLRKYLAEFVDFPIKTSFEKGQPRLLLTSVDVQDYTTAVVFDSYEKLHPAFDGNQLPGKDESSRESGRWYSEYGATDNRHVVYYDGIGPDQVLASALGKYSLNHPRIYDVVSGTDRELWDGGYVSNTPLREMLVAHRKFWLEHGKINKGNEGSSALVKLPELEVYIVNLHPSYAKDIPVDKDLIDNRENDILFHDRTLIDEMMAYLRNDYVTLALKLVDLARSRGLSKEVEEILKIEAKSIARTGGQFRFATYRDIIDGKGNLSKVWRIDRRDSSTATFGKTTDFTRSSLRTLISEGITDAKVSINRMKILFAVESLIADGLVSAQDGEEMMRRGRVLLTTGELFNLSNDEIKTISSRFLKRVSDLVRDPKRRLEFTEPFEEIMRLLAESARAPESTKRDAEVDKIIHSMTS; encoded by the coding sequence ATGACGAGAAAGACGACGGACGTTCACAATGCGCTGGTCCTTCAAGGGGGCGGTGCTCTTGGCGCTTACGAAGCCGGCACATACCAGGAAATCTTCAAGCACGCTTTGCGCAAAAACCCCGATGGCCCGGTGTTCGACATTGTTGCAGGCACCTCGATAGGCGCGATAAATTCCTCAGTGCTCGTGGGCCACTACCTGCGAAACGGGAAAAGTTGGGAGGGATCCGCGGAAAAACTTCTTGAGTTCTGGGACGGTCTGTCGACACCCACGTTTGCGGATGCCGCTATTGGTCATAACCCTGCAGTAAGCAGCTGGTGGGATTATCTCCATTCTGCAAATCCGAATATCGCAGACGCAGAGTCGGCGAGGAGATTCTGGTCAATCTTTGAATTTTCCTTTACCACAATGGGCGTGCCAAAGATGTACCGACCTGTGCCTGAATGGGGTTCAAAGTTTCTTAACCCGTTTGCGGATTTTCTGCCCTGGTGGCGGTATGACTACACCCCCTTGAGGAAATACCTGGCAGAGTTTGTTGATTTTCCGATAAAGACGAGTTTTGAAAAAGGACAGCCAAGACTGCTCCTTACAAGCGTCGACGTACAGGACTACACGACGGCGGTCGTCTTTGACAGCTACGAAAAACTACATCCCGCCTTTGATGGCAATCAGCTTCCCGGCAAGGATGAATCGAGCCGAGAGAGCGGACGATGGTATTCGGAGTACGGCGCGACGGATAACCGTCACGTGGTTTATTACGATGGCATAGGTCCGGATCAGGTCCTTGCAAGTGCGCTTGGAAAATATTCACTTAATCATCCAAGAATTTATGATGTTGTGAGCGGGACAGATCGCGAGCTCTGGGATGGCGGCTACGTGAGCAATACCCCCCTCCGCGAGATGCTGGTAGCCCATCGCAAATTCTGGCTTGAACACGGAAAAATCAACAAAGGTAATGAAGGCTCCTCCGCCCTAGTAAAGCTGCCCGAATTAGAAGTCTACATCGTCAATCTGCATCCCTCATACGCGAAAGACATCCCCGTGGACAAAGACCTGATCGACAATCGCGAGAATGACATACTTTTCCACGACAGAACCCTGATAGACGAGATGATGGCATACCTTCGGAACGATTACGTAACTTTGGCTTTGAAGCTAGTCGATCTGGCAAGATCTCGAGGCCTGTCCAAGGAGGTTGAAGAGATACTAAAGATTGAGGCCAAGAGCATTGCACGTACCGGAGGACAGTTTAGGTTTGCGACCTATCGGGACATAATAGACGGTAAGGGCAACTTGTCGAAGGTCTGGCGCATTGACAGGCGCGACAGCTCGACTGCGACATTCGGCAAAACGACGGATTTTACCCGGTCGTCTCTCAGAACACTGATTTCAGAAGGCATTACTGACGCCAAGGTTTCCATCAACAGGATGAAGATATTATTTGCAGTCGAGTCGCTTATCGCGGACGGTTTGGTATCTGCGCAGGACGGCGAGGAAATGATGAGGCGTGGCCGCGTGCTTTTGACCACGGGAGAACTCTTCAATCTAAGCAACGACGAGATCAAAACTATCAGTAGCAGGTTCCTAAAGCGCGTGAGTGACCTCGTGCGGGATCCGAAGCGCCGGCTTGAATTTACCGAGCCGTTCGAGGAGATAATGAGATTATTGGCAGAGAGCGCCCGCGCTCCGGAGAGCACTAAACGCGACGCTGAAGTCGATAAAATCATACATAGCATGACATCATGA
- a CDS encoding DUF1622 domain-containing protein, whose amino-acid sequence MSAAAESIINYITVGIDLAAAFIIAVSTALALIGYIKINLLSKKGAEDSDTIRFRLAGGLLLALDFQVGSDLLKIVLVPTLNDLLILSVVVVLRILLSWSLSKEANRRSEDLLKK is encoded by the coding sequence ATGTCAGCAGCTGCAGAATCAATCATTAATTACATTACAGTCGGCATAGACTTGGCGGCTGCATTTATCATCGCGGTATCGACTGCACTTGCGCTGATAGGATACATCAAAATTAATTTGCTCTCTAAGAAAGGGGCTGAGGATAGCGACACGATCAGATTCCGTCTTGCAGGGGGCCTGCTCCTGGCTCTGGACTTTCAGGTCGGAAGCGACCTTTTGAAGATAGTTCTTGTCCCTACATTAAACGACCTGTTGATACTGTCAGTTGTTGTTGTGTTGAGGATCTTGCTTAGTTGGTCCTTGTCAAAGGAGGCAAATAGGCGCTCAGAGGATCTTTTGAAAAAGTGA
- a CDS encoding winged helix-turn-helix domain-containing protein produces MNYRSRTDIVAQILDAAAGGSTKKKVMYKAFLSYAQLMDYLSILIHSSLLEYGPDRVYRTTPKGYRFLELYAGIKEFLPEEANRTRPKRQSQTEVLDLV; encoded by the coding sequence ATGAATTACAGAAGTCGGACTGACATTGTGGCGCAAATCCTCGACGCAGCCGCCGGCGGGTCCACGAAAAAGAAGGTCATGTACAAGGCGTTCCTATCCTATGCACAGCTAATGGACTACCTGTCAATACTGATTCACAGCAGCCTGCTTGAGTATGGCCCGGACAGAGTGTATCGAACCACCCCCAAGGGCTACCGATTCCTAGAACTGTATGCAGGCATTAAGGAATTCTTGCCTGAAGAGGCCAACAGAACCAGGCCAAAGAGGCAGTCGCAGACAGAAGTCCTAGACCTCGTGTAA
- a CDS encoding 3-hydroxypropionate--CoA ligase codes for MANEKAQKIFDDVFSAREKVITEELAKQVLTEYGVKVPKYALVKSESEAAQKSKDVGFPLVAKIVSTEILHKTDVKGVKVGLKTEQEVKDVFNEMYGRLSKQFKVKGVLLENMVAPGIELIVGLQNDPQFGPVIMAGMGGIYTEIFKDVAFRVLPITKQDALELIGELKGKKVLQGFRGGPNVNLDMLANALVSIGNLGTDMAQYYESIDFNPVIVYENDYAVVDAKILLREKPDLQVISKAQPDSEYMDTFFNAESIALIGASPEAGKVGNSVLESLVKHDYKGKVYPVNAKGYPEIMGIKAYKSLDEIPSRVDVVVVTVDLKFVPDLLKSAAQKGIHNFVIISGGGKELGGERADIEAQIKDLSRQLRIRIIGPNCIGMFNGDNRLDCAFQGHARMLRPKSGNVAFLSQSGTVGIAFMESSDSFGMSKMISYGNRSDVDEADMIWYLGQDPKTKVIGLYVEGLGDGRKFMNTAKRIIKDKQKPIVVFKNGRTTRGAKQAQSHTGSLGGSYGVVKGALDQAGIISVDNYEELTSALKALNWQPVPAGSRVALVTNGAGPIIAAIDNFERLGLQVAEISEQTKKSLKDHYPPTYVIGNPCDITGSANADDYRFAIQAFMDDPNVDIIMPWFVFQDDPLEETIVDVLASFQKQQKKPILVGAMGGPFTKNISLRIEQANVPVYHSVIEWVTAAGALAKWAQVSKSSK; via the coding sequence ATGGCTAATGAGAAGGCACAAAAGATCTTTGACGACGTTTTCTCTGCAAGAGAAAAAGTAATCACTGAAGAGCTTGCTAAACAGGTTTTGACCGAATACGGGGTCAAGGTCCCCAAGTACGCGCTGGTAAAGTCTGAATCAGAGGCTGCTCAAAAGTCCAAAGACGTGGGTTTTCCACTTGTTGCCAAGATAGTCTCGACCGAGATCCTTCACAAGACAGATGTCAAGGGCGTCAAGGTCGGGCTCAAGACTGAGCAGGAAGTCAAGGATGTGTTTAACGAAATGTACGGGAGGCTTTCAAAACAGTTCAAGGTCAAAGGCGTTTTGCTTGAAAACATGGTTGCTCCCGGAATTGAGCTTATAGTCGGACTTCAAAACGATCCGCAATTCGGCCCTGTTATCATGGCCGGAATGGGTGGAATATATACTGAGATTTTCAAAGACGTGGCGTTTAGAGTACTTCCGATCACAAAGCAGGACGCCCTTGAACTGATTGGCGAACTGAAGGGCAAAAAAGTCCTTCAGGGCTTTAGAGGAGGCCCGAACGTCAACTTGGACATGCTTGCAAACGCGCTGGTAAGCATTGGTAACCTGGGAACCGACATGGCGCAATACTACGAAAGCATTGACTTTAATCCTGTGATAGTTTATGAAAATGACTACGCCGTAGTCGACGCAAAGATCCTGCTAAGGGAAAAGCCGGACCTTCAGGTCATCTCGAAAGCCCAGCCGGATTCCGAATACATGGACACATTCTTCAACGCCGAGTCCATCGCTCTTATCGGCGCATCTCCGGAAGCAGGAAAGGTGGGCAACTCTGTCCTGGAGAGCCTAGTCAAACACGATTACAAGGGTAAGGTGTACCCAGTCAACGCAAAAGGGTATCCGGAAATCATGGGAATAAAGGCGTACAAGAGCCTTGACGAAATTCCAAGCAGGGTTGACGTAGTTGTCGTAACGGTTGACCTGAAATTCGTACCGGACCTGCTCAAGTCAGCCGCACAGAAAGGCATTCACAACTTTGTGATAATCTCCGGCGGTGGAAAGGAACTCGGAGGCGAGCGCGCCGATATCGAAGCGCAGATTAAGGACCTTTCAAGGCAGCTTAGGATCAGAATAATCGGTCCAAACTGCATCGGAATGTTCAACGGAGACAACCGGCTGGACTGTGCATTTCAGGGCCACGCAAGGATGCTCCGCCCGAAGAGCGGCAACGTGGCCTTCCTTTCACAGAGTGGCACAGTCGGAATCGCTTTCATGGAAAGCTCCGACTCGTTTGGCATGAGCAAAATGATATCATACGGTAACAGGTCAGACGTCGACGAGGCCGACATGATCTGGTACCTGGGGCAGGACCCGAAAACGAAGGTTATCGGCCTGTACGTGGAGGGCCTTGGAGATGGACGCAAGTTCATGAATACCGCAAAGCGCATAATCAAGGACAAGCAGAAGCCGATCGTCGTTTTTAAGAACGGAAGAACTACCAGGGGCGCAAAGCAAGCCCAGTCTCACACTGGCTCGCTTGGGGGCTCTTATGGCGTAGTCAAGGGCGCGCTGGATCAAGCAGGGATCATCTCTGTTGACAATTACGAGGAGCTTACAAGCGCTCTCAAGGCTCTGAACTGGCAGCCGGTTCCTGCGGGTAGCAGGGTGGCGCTTGTCACGAACGGTGCCGGCCCTATCATCGCAGCCATTGACAACTTTGAAAGGCTCGGCCTTCAGGTTGCCGAAATTTCCGAGCAGACCAAAAAGTCCCTCAAAGATCATTACCCGCCGACGTATGTCATCGGCAATCCCTGCGACATTACGGGCTCCGCGAACGCCGACGACTACAGGTTCGCGATCCAGGCGTTTATGGACGACCCTAATGTCGACATTATAATGCCCTGGTTTGTTTTCCAGGACGACCCCCTTGAGGAGACGATAGTCGACGTCCTAGCTTCGTTCCAAAAACAGCAGAAAAAGCCGATCCTAGTCGGAGCAATGGGCGGCCCGTTCACGAAAAACATCTCACTCAGAATAGAACAGGCAAACGTTCCGGTGTACCATTCCGTAATTGAATGGGTCACGGCGGCTGGCGCGCTGGCAAAGTGGGCCCAGGTAAGCAAGAGTTCAAAGTAG
- a CDS encoding gamma-glutamyl-gamma-aminobutyrate hydrolase family protein (Members of this family of hydrolases with an active site Cys residue belong to MEROPS family C26.): protein MEGKDILSIQNVACETLGTLDQLLSSDGYAIENILAGEDSVPVDAFGYRAVIILGGPMAVYDRLDTIEREMTLVRSAVKQYIPVLGVCLGSQIIAQSMGGRVYKGVKKEIGWGAVTITEQGQAGLFRGMGDSLGVFHWHGDTFDLPPGSRILARSDHYVQAFQLSSAVGIQFHLEVSPDMIRRWAHEYRGEVYSEGIGEEYLLGSPLLADQLSRSCRAFYENFATDFLRMDSRAR, encoded by the coding sequence ATGGAAGGCAAGGACATTCTGTCCATCCAAAATGTCGCATGCGAGACGCTGGGGACACTTGATCAATTGCTATCCAGTGACGGCTACGCGATCGAAAATATTCTTGCCGGCGAGGACAGTGTTCCGGTTGATGCCTTCGGCTACCGGGCAGTAATTATCCTCGGAGGGCCCATGGCAGTCTATGACAGATTGGACACTATCGAGCGTGAGATGACACTGGTGCGGAGCGCCGTGAAACAGTACATCCCTGTGTTGGGTGTCTGTCTTGGGTCGCAGATAATCGCCCAGTCAATGGGGGGCCGGGTTTACAAGGGCGTTAAGAAGGAAATCGGCTGGGGTGCCGTGACGATTACAGAGCAAGGCCAGGCTGGACTTTTCAGGGGCATGGGGGATTCCCTGGGCGTCTTTCACTGGCACGGGGACACATTTGACCTGCCGCCAGGCAGCAGGATCCTAGCTCGCTCGGACCACTACGTACAGGCATTCCAGTTATCAAGCGCAGTCGGCATCCAATTCCACCTTGAAGTAAGCCCCGACATGATAAGAAGGTGGGCTCATGAGTATCGAGGCGAAGTGTACTCGGAGGGAATTGGCGAAGAGTATTTGCTTGGTAGCCCGCTTCTTGCAGATCAACTCTCAAGATCCTGTCGGGCATTTTACGAGAATTTTGCAACTGACTTCCTTAGAATGGACTCTCGAGCTAGATGA
- a CDS encoding topoisomerase gives MGYQSSIDSDNTIERIRSFIDLLNQECDRGSVVVVEGKRDAQALCSVGFKGVPAIFHRFKGVADFVDNHDGSRCKIILLLDMDRTGKHLTSRLIAQLQSRNGSVSLSYKRELARITNGKIRHVEDLAIFAPKISGITGTRKDLYFYT, from the coding sequence ATGGGGTACCAGTCGAGCATCGACTCAGACAACACCATTGAACGCATCAGAAGCTTTATTGATCTGCTCAACCAGGAATGCGATCGCGGGTCGGTTGTCGTGGTCGAGGGGAAGCGTGATGCCCAGGCGCTATGCAGCGTCGGGTTCAAGGGCGTGCCAGCAATATTTCACCGCTTCAAGGGGGTGGCAGACTTTGTCGACAACCACGACGGCTCCCGCTGCAAGATAATATTGCTTCTTGACATGGACAGGACGGGCAAGCACCTCACTTCAAGGCTGATCGCACAGCTTCAGTCACGCAACGGGAGCGTAAGCCTGTCGTACAAGCGGGAACTGGCAAGGATCACCAATGGGAAGATAAGGCACGTTGAAGATTTAGCGATATTTGCACCAAAAATTTCGGGCATTACAGGTACGCGCAAGGATCTTTACTTTTATACCTGA
- the dnaG gene encoding DNA primase DnaG: MPSTGIVKYHVKLKFEVDGMVEKADIIGAIFGQTEGLLGPEMNLNELQKVSKVGRIEVNVDTKGSMARGDALIPMSTDISTAALIAAAIESIDKVGPFQAKFNLVGIDDIRAIKKKVIVDRAKKIVQEWATKTISEGEEMLKDVYDASKPGKLTSFGKAQLACGTGVFDSDWIILVEGRADVINLLRAGFDNAIAIEGAKIDETVTKLTDGKKVIAFLDGDRAGDLILKELHGVVKIDKVLRAPTGREVEECTPMEITDILKDAMVPMEQPPVMREREDRDNGSSGGPRRSQRRERDDYRRHQEEEQTPQAPSPPPQPSAPSPASNDSPEIVSAIRDVYPQINETLEAIILDGSMHQLLKVPVSEVIKRLDTAEGAKMLVLDGIVTQRLVDAADKAGIQYVVGHRTAELKKPAELQIRTFGDIGISN, from the coding sequence GTGCCTAGCACAGGTATCGTCAAGTATCACGTTAAGTTAAAGTTTGAGGTTGACGGGATGGTCGAGAAGGCCGATATTATCGGTGCTATTTTTGGTCAAACCGAAGGGCTTCTCGGTCCAGAAATGAATCTAAACGAACTTCAAAAGGTTTCCAAAGTTGGAAGAATTGAAGTAAACGTAGACACCAAAGGAAGTATGGCAAGGGGCGACGCCCTGATTCCCATGAGCACAGACATTTCAACTGCCGCGCTGATAGCAGCGGCGATTGAGAGCATCGACAAGGTCGGCCCCTTTCAGGCCAAGTTCAACCTTGTCGGCATTGACGACATCAGGGCCATCAAGAAGAAGGTAATTGTCGACAGGGCCAAGAAAATAGTCCAGGAATGGGCGACAAAGACAATCAGCGAAGGCGAAGAGATGCTCAAGGACGTCTATGATGCAAGCAAGCCGGGTAAGCTCACTTCTTTTGGAAAGGCTCAGCTGGCATGCGGGACAGGAGTGTTTGACTCGGACTGGATAATTCTGGTGGAGGGTAGGGCTGATGTGATTAACCTCTTGAGGGCAGGCTTTGACAATGCAATCGCCATTGAAGGCGCCAAGATTGACGAGACTGTCACAAAGCTTACTGACGGCAAGAAGGTAATTGCATTTCTTGACGGCGACAGGGCCGGCGACCTAATCCTCAAGGAGCTACATGGGGTCGTAAAGATAGACAAGGTGCTCAGGGCTCCTACCGGAAGAGAGGTCGAAGAGTGCACGCCGATGGAGATAACCGACATTCTAAAGGACGCGATGGTTCCGATGGAACAACCGCCTGTTATGCGCGAGCGGGAAGACCGGGACAACGGATCATCGGGCGGCCCGAGGAGGTCGCAGCGAAGGGAGCGTGACGACTATAGGCGCCATCAGGAAGAAGAACAGACGCCGCAGGCTCCAAGCCCGCCGCCGCAGCCATCCGCCCCAAGTCCTGCAAGCAACGACAGCCCTGAAATCGTCAGCGCGATTCGCGACGTATATCCGCAGATAAACGAAACGCTTGAGGCCATAATCCTTGACGGATCTATGCACCAGCTGTTAAAGGTTCCGGTTTCCGAAGTCATAAAGAGGCTGGACACTGCAGAGGGAGCCAAGATGCTTGTGCTGGACGGCATAGTCACCCAGAGGCTAGTCGACGCTGCCGACAAGGCGGGAATCCAGTATGTAGTAGGCCACAGGACGGCAGAGCTGAAAAAACCAGCCGAGCTTCAGATTAGGACTTTTGGCGACATCGGGATCAGCAACTAG
- a CDS encoding DUF120 domain-containing protein, whose protein sequence is MVEIKLQHVITLMQLLSKGARYNFVEVTTTELGDSIGKSQQAASKHLLELENSGYVERSKRGQKFAVRITEKGFAEIQNLYTALRSALESQPGSVDFEGTVVSGMGEGAYYMSLEGYRQQFKQKLGYEPYPGTLNVRLSNQIYMNARRELGKYPSIFVDGFRDGTRTYGWVKCYRAIINDGAIQNAAVLVLERTHYDDTMLEVVAPVSIKESTGIKNGDIVRVQVLIDNSRYVESAKS, encoded by the coding sequence ATGGTAGAGATAAAGCTGCAGCACGTAATCACCCTCATGCAGCTGCTCTCCAAGGGGGCCCGATACAATTTTGTCGAGGTAACCACGACGGAGCTTGGAGACTCGATTGGCAAGTCGCAGCAGGCTGCCTCGAAGCATCTCCTTGAGCTTGAGAATTCCGGCTACGTTGAGAGATCAAAACGAGGGCAAAAGTTTGCAGTCAGGATAACGGAGAAGGGCTTTGCAGAAATCCAGAACCTGTACACGGCTTTGCGCTCTGCTCTCGAATCCCAGCCGGGCTCTGTTGATTTTGAAGGAACCGTAGTCTCTGGGATGGGCGAAGGCGCATACTACATGTCACTTGAGGGCTACCGGCAGCAATTCAAGCAAAAGCTCGGCTATGAGCCGTATCCGGGGACACTTAATGTCCGGCTTTCGAATCAGATTTACATGAACGCACGGAGGGAGCTCGGCAAGTATCCGTCAATCTTTGTCGACGGATTTAGGGACGGGACAAGGACGTATGGATGGGTCAAGTGCTACAGGGCAATTATCAACGACGGCGCAATCCAAAACGCTGCAGTTCTAGTACTTGAGCGCACCCACTACGACGACACGATGCTAGAAGTTGTCGCACCGGTCTCCATCAAAGAGTCCACTGGAATAAAAAACGGCGACATTGTCAGAGTGCAGGTGCTAATTGACAATTCCAGATACGTCGAGTCGGCTAAATCCTAA
- a CDS encoding adenylyltransferase/cytidyltransferase family protein encodes MDALDKALLSAVYCATLEPSVSARDRLRARLPISDEIYESGINRLMDRGLLEKTAENIVRLSFLGRDAIRVVLVGGVFDVIHPGHIHTLKAAKSEGDVLVVIVARTSTAQKIKKGRRIFHDEALRKELVSSLGFVDLVLVGREGTLYDSVEYVRPDVIALGYDQAHSEKDVAENCKKRSIQVQVLRLSTPMPGTKSSAIKEELGESIYGI; translated from the coding sequence ATGGATGCTCTTGACAAGGCTCTCCTGAGTGCCGTTTATTGTGCCACGCTAGAGCCTTCAGTATCTGCGCGTGACAGGCTCAGGGCCCGGCTTCCGATTTCAGACGAAATTTACGAGTCCGGCATAAACCGCTTGATGGACCGGGGCTTGCTTGAAAAGACAGCAGAAAATATCGTCAGGCTCTCATTTCTCGGCCGAGATGCCATCCGGGTCGTTCTTGTCGGCGGGGTTTTTGACGTGATACACCCCGGACATATACATACCCTCAAGGCGGCCAAATCGGAGGGTGACGTTCTCGTGGTAATAGTAGCGAGAACATCAACAGCCCAGAAGATAAAGAAGGGCCGCAGGATCTTCCATGATGAAGCTTTGCGCAAGGAACTCGTCTCCTCGCTTGGCTTTGTCGACCTTGTTCTGGTGGGGAGAGAGGGTACCTTGTATGACAGCGTCGAATACGTCAGGCCCGATGTTATCGCTCTAGGCTATGACCAGGCTCACAGTGAAAAAGATGTCGCCGAGAACTGCAAGAAGCGCAGCATCCAAGTGCAGGTCTTGAGGCTCTCGACTCCGATGCCCGGCACAAAGAGTTCTGCCATCAAGGAAGAACTCGGTGAATCAATCTATGGCATCTGA
- a CDS encoding C2H2-type zinc finger protein — protein MHSGDETSASSAARETVEMDVTNESVHTSDDIDIGTIEAINRNFIVVRRGYVHVHYYYIPMQHVEGWDEHVVWLRIPEEQVKQNFERGSEPSPSEYYVQGTSYEQSRPYLDDDLPLVPVIEPKHRRTLHSKAIETKSSGKALAAEETTKNEREFPSEPPSGQAFTCPLCETGFASKDELSTHVASSH, from the coding sequence GTGCACAGCGGCGACGAAACAAGCGCCTCATCAGCAGCCCGCGAAACGGTGGAAATGGATGTTACTAACGAGTCTGTTCATACAAGCGATGACATAGACATAGGCACGATTGAAGCCATAAACCGAAATTTTATTGTTGTAAGACGCGGTTACGTCCACGTTCACTACTACTATATCCCGATGCAGCATGTCGAGGGTTGGGATGAGCATGTGGTGTGGCTAAGGATACCGGAAGAACAGGTGAAGCAAAATTTTGAAAGAGGGTCGGAACCAAGTCCATCGGAGTATTACGTTCAAGGCACATCTTACGAGCAATCAAGACCATATTTAGATGACGATCTGCCTCTGGTTCCGGTGATTGAGCCAAAACACAGGAGAACTCTTCACTCCAAGGCGATAGAAACCAAGTCTTCGGGAAAAGCCCTTGCTGCTGAAGAAACTACAAAAAATGAAAGAGAGTTTCCATCCGAACCTCCGTCAGGACAAGCTTTCACGTGTCCGCTATGCGAAACCGGTTTTGCATCAAAAGACGAGTTGAGCACTCACGTAGCCTCAAGCCATTAA
- a CDS encoding potassium channel family protein encodes MQKFKITQKRSAELIQIAISLLTIASILCAVILFLFPLSAENKLVIFGFDLFVVGVLAADFIKRLAASADRSRFLARHWRELPAMLPLVLLALVNSLVPSMDLRFLYFITFFRLVRLYDILKYFRRNEFIYMSAIVIITLIFSSISAYFVERHAPGATITSPGLALWWAASTMTTVDYGDVVPVTVPGKIIAVIVMITGIGVLWTFVAAAASTIVSKRVPSEKAADQSSADPSKKNAQASPSQDLSKPEKDTGLDTQGNSTAHLAPPGDNNVFENVASQNAAVGLVAVLKKLDANDLDQLIDLLKTLRDEREKVGNLGSSAV; translated from the coding sequence ATGCAGAAGTTCAAAATAACGCAGAAGCGCTCGGCGGAGCTAATTCAGATAGCAATTAGTCTGCTCACTATAGCGTCGATTCTGTGTGCAGTAATCTTGTTCCTGTTTCCGCTGTCCGCGGAAAACAAGCTAGTAATTTTTGGATTCGATCTATTTGTCGTTGGCGTCCTGGCGGCGGACTTTATCAAAAGGCTCGCAGCATCCGCAGATCGTTCCAGGTTTCTTGCCCGGCACTGGCGAGAGCTACCCGCGATGCTGCCCTTGGTGCTCCTTGCACTTGTGAACAGCCTTGTGCCCTCGATGGATCTGAGATTTCTGTACTTCATCACGTTTTTCAGGCTCGTTAGGCTCTATGACATTCTCAAGTACTTTAGGCGTAACGAGTTCATTTACATGAGCGCAATTGTGATTATCACTTTGATCTTCAGCTCTATCAGCGCTTATTTTGTGGAGAGACACGCGCCTGGCGCCACAATAACCAGTCCGGGCCTTGCGCTCTGGTGGGCGGCTAGCACCATGACCACCGTAGATTATGGCGACGTCGTTCCAGTGACTGTGCCCGGAAAGATTATCGCGGTAATTGTAATGATTACTGGCATAGGCGTGTTATGGACCTTCGTCGCGGCAGCGGCATCAACCATCGTCTCAAAAAGGGTGCCTTCAGAAAAGGCCGCTGACCAATCAAGTGCAGACCCTTCCAAAAAAAACGCGCAGGCCTCCCCGTCCCAGGATTTGTCAAAGCCGGAAAAAGATACAGGTCTGGACACTCAAGGCAACTCAACAGCCCATCTTGCTCCACCGGGGGACAACAATGTTTTTGAGAATGTGGCCAGTCAGAATGCAGCAGTTGGATTGGTCGCGGTGCTGAAAAAGCTCGACGCCAACGATCTCGACCAACTCATAGATTTACTGAAGACTCTAAGAGATGAGCGCGAAAAGGTCGGGAACCTGGGCTCCTCTGCCGTGTGA
- a CDS encoding TMEM175 family protein gives MSKENKPKRKAPRVQIQTLSDLVFGLAITIGGAYLLDISVPSTNSQLLTAIGTFALSFFILISIWIRYTTLMSALPVQTAILFDLNVFLLFLVALEPYLFNILAAQVNSPSSLGPVASSYYALDVGGMGLVLAYFTHVLVNEEKGLVQSSMIRPIKSGRNMILVIGLIFVLTALPLFWTITLGKIPLRFIVWIAMTPLIRLTDIRLRNSDTSGEAKA, from the coding sequence ATGTCCAAAGAGAACAAGCCGAAGCGTAAGGCACCCAGGGTACAAATACAGACCCTATCAGATCTTGTGTTTGGCCTGGCAATAACTATTGGAGGGGCATATTTGCTCGACATATCGGTGCCTTCGACCAATTCACAGCTGCTGACAGCCATCGGCACTTTTGCTCTGAGTTTCTTTATACTAATCAGCATCTGGATAAGATATACGACTTTAATGTCTGCTTTGCCTGTTCAGACGGCCATACTGTTTGATCTGAACGTGTTCCTGTTATTTCTCGTCGCACTAGAGCCGTACCTTTTCAATATTTTGGCCGCCCAAGTAAACTCTCCTTCGTCACTGGGACCTGTGGCGAGCTCATATTATGCCCTCGATGTCGGAGGAATGGGACTTGTTCTGGCCTACTTTACACACGTCTTGGTCAATGAAGAAAAAGGACTCGTCCAGAGCAGCATGATTCGGCCGATAAAGAGCGGAAGAAACATGATACTGGTTATCGGGTTGATCTTTGTACTGACCGCGCTGCCGCTGTTTTGGACGATTACTCTCGGCAAAATTCCGCTTCGATTCATAGTATGGATAGCAATGACGCCGCTGATTCGGCTAACCGACATAAGATTGCGAAATAGCGATACTTCTGGCGAGGCGAAAGCATAA